The following nucleotide sequence is from Drosophila simulans strain w501 chromosome 3L, Prin_Dsim_3.1, whole genome shotgun sequence.
CGTGCAGCTGGCTGCCAAGTTCATCGTGGAGGAGGATGCGGAGGCCATGCAGAAGGAGCTGCGCGAGGCGTTCCGTTTGTACGACAAGCAGGGCAATGGCTTCATTCCCACCACCTGCCTGAAGGAGATCCTCAAGGAGCTGGACGACCAGCTGACCGAGCAGGAGCTGGACATCATGATCGAGGAGATCGATTCCGATGGCTCCGGTACAGTGGATTTCGATGGTGAGTGCCCATACCCAATGATATTAATACATTCTAGTGGCTTTCCATTCACATTCATATCCATATCCACCCACATACGaacatacatattatatatatatatagtgatcATAAATTTCGATGATCTTGAGATCGCTCGATTATGACAGCTTGATCTGATCGGCGCTCCCATGGAGGAGCATATCGTTGGCTATTTTTGGGCGCGACACACAAATTCGATTCCACCACACGCATTTTTCATTCTCTGAATAACGAACgtacatatttacattttgttttcgtgtttatggaatatttatttataaatgcatATAGCGGTTGCTCTGGCGCGATGGCATCGGTTTAATGTCTgtcattttgtttaaatttacaGAATTCATGGAGATGATGACTGGCGAGTAAATAAACGCACTGCGTCTGccacccacccaaccaccaccccctggaaaacaccacccactttccccAACCacccagaaaaaaaacaaacacacacatgcacactctacacacacacacacacagacgcacacgcacacctgTTGGACACACGTTTGTTTGCTCCTGTTTGCACActtgtttcgctttttatttgcattttgctccaccttttttttgtttttatttctcgGAGCAAACAAATCCACGTACTTCAGTTTGACAATGCCAAACACGAGTAGAAATAGAACTTTTGTACTACTTTTTTATACTAAAAGAAGCAACGGAATACTGTGTatgcgaaaaaataaatgttatgccatggcaaaaaaatgaaaaaaaaaagcccaAAACAATCCActcttgttttcatttgtttatggATTACTTTTTGCCGCCAAACAAACACGTCCATATATATTTCGCTTTGATAATGCGAACAAACAGATTGTTGCCATAAATCTTAATCAGTTTTGAAATTTATACAGGATTTCCCAGCACTTCTGCGTTTATTTTCCTTATATGAGTGTTATTTATACTTTCacttatttataatttttgcatgccagcaaaatttaaaattaatggcCAGCCAATTAGTCACTAGCTTTCTTCACAGCGacaaattattgtttatattattttgttgtcgGATTAGGATTTCATTCTTTtcaaggaaaaacaaaaccgactatttcgatataaataaatataaatatattgtgtACATACCTTttgaccaaaacaaaaacatatctTCAGTGAGCTATAAAATCTATACAAACAGTTTGCTTATTTTTAGCCCAAATTTGTATTGTCTTTTAATGCTGAGGAATTCTATAAATGGTACTTGAATTTCAagttaaaataatacaactatttataaactttaagcGCACAAGGAACGCCCAgtgaaatagtttttattatttttcaaaaaaaatttgttaattaagaAAATGTAGTTTATGGCCATAGGTTTGTTCGTAAAGTTAGTGTTAGTTATTAGCACAGACAGCTTAAAAAAACTACTAAACAATACAGAAGTCGAACTTATGatcaaatacatatgtacaaaaaaGTAAGTTTTCTCAGTAACTAGTATGAGTTTTATGAATAAGTtccattgattttatttaaaggtTCCAAAGCTATAAATActattaaaaacttatttaaatatacctttttttattttctttacatttcttagtttgaaatcgaaaccaagattttaatcaattttttttgccactttgtGTTGCCCTACATTTCTATGCCCCATTTTTATTAACAAGTAAATATTATGCTCTTACCAACAGCTGAGCAGCGAGTTGGCCTCTTGTAGCTTCGATCCGGCCAAAGAAAGCTGCCTGGCCGAAAGCTCCGTCTTAACCACGTTAACGAGCATTGGCCTCGTCATTTGGATGGTATGCTATACCGCTGAGTTGAGCGCTGGGCGTCGATCGTCGAACGTCGTACCGCTGCTACGTACCGCTACCAacgttgttttttttggggggaggTGCTCTTCCTATCGAAACCCCAACTTAACTGAACTATCCGCCCTGCGACACTGAGTCTCGTGATACGCGCGGTTCGCGATtgataaagaaatatatatatatatttatccaGAATGCCGCAGAGGTAAAGAAAGCCAGCACCGTTATTTATATAATAGCATTaacaaaatgttgtttgttttggcttatATTTGCCTACTCTCGCcttgcgtatgtgtgtgtgtgtgtgtttgtggccaAGAATCAAGAATTGAGAATCGAGAATCCGAAATGTGAACGTGTTAAAAGCGGCAAAGCCGCAGCCAATGGCCatgccaataaaaatttatgatGGCATAAAGTTTTTTAGGAGCCACTGCCTTTCCATCGACACCATGCCATTCCCTtggccatttcatttcacttgaCATTGGcttatcaaataaattataaaacaaaattggaCCCTGATAGATAAAGCCATTTGTAAGttggtgcgtgtgtgtgtgtgagaatAATAGTGCTGCTTCGAGTATCTTGAGTTCGCTTGATAAGCGCTTTTTTTCGTGGCCATTACAAAAGGCCATgattgaaaacaaaagccaacgCCACCCGTTCGCCGGCGACACGCGCTGCAGTTGATTTTGAAGGGGGAAAGACTTTTgggggtttttattttatttagctgGCTATACGGGAAAATTCTGCAGCCCAGCGGCAGAAACCAGACGCCGACGTCAGCTGGGTGTGTGACGTGAGTCACAACAATGGGCCACCAATTAGCACTTGACTTTGAATCAAATCAAGCCGAAATCGGTCGCAAACATGATAACGAAAAGCACAATTGGCCGAACCGAAAGGGCAAACAAATCGCGTGTAATTCGCGACTAACTAACTCGAATGTTAATCTGTTTTTTCTATTCGCCTCGAAGTACCACGAACAACAACTGGTCGTTCCAGCCACTCCATCGCCAGCGGAGCACCAGCGGATATCCTCAGCATGTCCTCAACACGGTGCCGGAAACGGCCGTGCTCACCACGCCCCCGCCCACGAGAAAACGTAAGTTACGCTTATTGCATTGCCATTTGAATTTGGCGCCCAGGCAAGTAGTGCTTTACGAAGTTAGCAGAGATTAGTGAGCGGAGGCAGAATTATTGGGGTATATTGTGGTTTAGCTGGATTCAAATTTTGTTAGGACTTTAAATGCTGGAATTCGCTTTGTTACTACGCCACTTTCAGTCATCatcgtttattttttgctcaTTTACGCTCCTTTTCAACGTTTATATGATTTAACAGCGTTAAGATAACAGCGTACTGTTACGCCAAGCAGTACTTCAAGCAGTGTCGCCAGGGCTGTAGAATAtacgcttttgtttttataaaactactatttttgcacttttatatTAGACTTAAACATGACTTAGAAACAACGCTGTTGTTTTTAAGACTcttatttcataaaatattgtttttgcaCTCTGTGATTTATTGGCTCACTTAGCGTAGCATGCATTAACCCAAATATTTGAGCTTGATGACAATATCCGCATAGAACAATTGCTCTCAACagacaacaaataatttttgaatagCGCGCCCATGGCGACCAGTTTAGTATTAAAGCGGTATTTTTGTAGGATTTTGCGCTGCTTGCGCGCCTGCTGCGCACCTGGCAACCCTGCGTTcaattaaacaacaacaactgaaataaaaacaaaattacagCGCTCACAATACAAATTGCTGGCGTTGCTGCAGCGGAAAGCGGACACAAGCGCAGATTCTTAGCAGCGCGGAAAAAGCCGAAAAGCGCGATGAAAATGCTCGCGGACACGGAGCGTGAGGAAGCCCTCAACCTGGTGAGTTTTCCGATCGTTGAAAATGCGCTGCTAGTTGCGAGTCCATGACAACggcatcgcagcagcagcagcaacaaaaacaataacaagcgTTGCCAAAAAAAGAGCAGCATAGAAAACGATTAATTGGACCCCTTTATGTTGACTAATTGATTATCGATTGCCGCCGCTGCCCCGTTCTTCCTGCTTTTCCGGCCGACTTTCCACCGCCCCCGCACATCGCCTTTATTGATTTGTACACGGAACGTGCTTTGTTTCATGGCGCTATCGCGAAAAATACAAACCCACCAACCGACTGACATACCTACATAATCTCCGGCTGGCGGGACCACGAAACACAAAATACGAAATGCGGaacacaaaatatgcaaacccaacccaatccaatccacTATACAATCCACTTCACCGCCCGTAGCAAATTGAGTTCGAGTGGGTGCTGCGCCAAGAAGTACACGCGATACTGAAGCAACTGAGGAGCATTCTGGTGGTGAGTAGCCAATCGGATTCGTTGTTCTGAGTTGTTACCAATAACCTAACCACACCGCACATTGTGTTCGCAGGAGTGCGCCCATCGGTTTCCGGTGCCCCTGTACGAGAACGAGGGAAAGAAGACTGAGAAGTTCATACTCACCGTGTCGCCCGATCAGCTGAAGGCCGTGCTGACCCTAACGGGCGATGCCATCACCCAGGCTGTAAGTGCCAGTTGCTGACCTCAAAACGTAGTGGAAAGGTAGCCCCACTATATGCACCAGCAGTAACCTCCAACTCCATGAAATACCAAAGATTGTCGACGCCCCAAAGAAGTGTGGTGGGAAAATCCCTTAAGCAGTTATCTAGTTCCCACTCTTAAAGATTCAGATGATTCAGTCTTAGAATATATTAGCATATGTGTAAAAAGCCCCCAGAATTTACTGCAAACTTCCGTTTGCTAATCTCAAACTACAATTTATCTGAATAGTTGTAAATTTTACATTGTAATTTCCTTATCAAATCCTTTGCAACCGCTTTActatagaatttttaaagcaaacaaagtttTCAAGAGTCTTTCTCAATTATACTCTTCTGATTTATAATGCAGCGTACTACTACGCCCAGTAAAATCACGTTAATCATTTAagaatacatttattttccttatcTGTTGCTGAAACGACATGTGTACCTTTCCACTATAAATATGCGTATTTGTTCAATTAATCTGATGATTGTGTAGTTAACAAGTGAAAACTTTCCGATCAGTTTCCGACGACCAAAGTATGTTAATACCGAATTTCCTTTCGCAGGACATTAGCTTTAAGCTGTGCAAGGCGCCGAGCCAAACGCAACGTACCTCCATCACACATGACTCGCCCTGGAAGTTGCAGCAGGTCCAGGATGCGGCCAATCATCTGCAGACCGCCATCAACCACATAGACGATGTCGACGACTCTTATCACTTCAAGTGAGTcacgttttgttttgcatgGGATCTGCGCTCCGAGGTTATATTTAAACACTTACATATAAACTCCACACAGAACCTCCGACGAAGTGCTGCATGTGATAGGCAACATTCTGGATGCCCTGCAGCGGGGCAGGAACAGTTTGCTGGTGCCCAAAAAGAAGCCCATCGATGAGCTGATCAAAGGGCGCAATATGAAGTCGCTGGTGCCCAATCTGCCCGAGGATTTGGCCGTTAGTTTCTACCTGCAGAGCCACAAGCTGATCATTGCCGTCTACCAGCTGCTGAACAACCAGGGCACCATGCGCTTCGATTCCCGCCAGGCGGAGGCCTCTGTCCAGTGGCTAAACGACGtgctactgctgctgatgaATGGCCAGAAACTGTGCCAGCAATTAAAAGACAAGGTGAGTAGCAGGTGAAGCACCGGAAGTGAGCAAAAGAACACACACAGCAACGCATTGGTAGGGACAAAAAGAAGGTCAGGCGCGAGTGGAAGTCAAGCAAAGaagtatttaattgaattaaattaaattgtcttAGCACGCTTTtgcaaaatatacaaaagcatattttaattgtttcatttTGAAATAGATTTCATCATCAGCAGTATGGTATGTTTATGGTCAGTTTTTATTTAGAAATTATGGGTATTATATCATGTTCGCCCCCCGCACTCACCAAAAACAGAATACTTGTTCTCAGCGGGTTAGAAGTATACACAGAAATAGTCAATTATTTCCTAGAGAAATAACAAATGTATCTTTGTTGtctgcactgaaagaaaaggcgtgttttcaaataaattcgCAGTTTTGTCAGGGCTTTCTTTAGCCAGATAAGATGATGTTGTTCTGGAACTTTAATGTTGTGTGCTTagctatatactatatagtattAATTCAATACGATTTTATTgatcataaatcattttttcgCTCGGTATAACCTAGAGAAATGTAATAAGCACGATATTTCGACTGGTGCCTTTTGAGCAGATCGAAATTGTTCTATAATTTATAGGTCAGAATAGCTGAAAAGTCTTCAGCAATTACTAGACGCCCAAACGAGTATATCCACACGAAACACACCCACCCAAAAGTAAGCTATTTTCGGAACTAGCCGGCACTGATAAGGCGTCTGCTCTTGAACTGATATCACAGTGATTCCCAACGGCGGAGCACATGTGCGAAGAGCCACGGATGCTGTCCCATTTTTCCGCACCCACAAGATGCCGCCAAGTTTTGTTTGGTTGCTGGCCAAGTGCCAGGGCCACGCTGCAGTTCTTGACTGTGACGCAAGTCGGCAATTAAAGTGGCCAATATGGGGATTGGCACGAGTATGGCAAATGCGAGGGAACGGGTTCCGATGCGCTGGGTCCTCGAATGAGTTGtgggtgtatttttaattcaatatttctaCTCTTTCGCAGATATCTGTGTTTTCGGTGTACAAAGATTTCACAGTTGGCTCGCGTTCGCCCTCGGCACTTTCCTACTGAGACGGGGAGCGCCGGGAAATGGAAGCCGGGTATGGAAACCCTTGATGGATGGCACTGGTGGATCGGCGAcagaaacaataacaacaataatagcTAATAAAGAACCGTACTTGTAATAGCGAAGTAAATAATGTTAGTTGAAATGTTGCTACTGGAAACGGCACACCCATAATACCCATgcatactatactatatactatactatactatacaatacaatactTTAAAACACTATACTGCTATATACAGTAGTGTATAGAGagttatatacatacatacaagcATACAACTAGTTTAATGTACACAATCAACATTCATGTTAAATTACGATTACGCAGAACCTGAGTTCATCGCTTCACGTCACTCCAATTATGCATCAAAATGCATCTAAATAGCATTAGGCTGAGAATTGAGAACAGAGAACGTTTGTGAAAACCAAttgtgtttgtatgtgtaaCTAAATGAAATTGCTAGATAATTATAGTTTATTcgtacatgtaatttaatgtaatgtaatacCATGGCCCTTATTTATGTTTGCTACGATGCAACTAAATCCACCAAGTCAGCAATCAATCGGTACTTAAAGTCGGTACTTACAACGTTTATACCCCCAACACAGCCCcctatttacatacatacctAGGTACACACGGAAGGGGCACCTACATCGGCATTTACATGATATTGTTGTAATAAACCAAACCGAAATGTGAAcagaatttttaattgtacTAAACTAAACACCGTtttgtattcgtattcgtaatTGTATATCCGTAATTGTATTTCGCGTACTCGTTAATGGTTAATGGTTAAGAGCGCCCAATCCTAATCTAATCCAAAGTCATTTGTATCAACGGCCTTTACTTCTCGTTTACTTTATACATCTACCACGGAGTTTATAAAGATATAGAAAGTTATTGAATGAGATGCAACGAAAACAATTACCACTGTACTTATTGAATATTGCAATTGCCTAAGCACCCCACTAAATGCATGGGAAGAGAAGACAACTATTTATGTAATCACTAAGCGTACTTACTGTCCACATTCATTTACTTGTTGTTGAATAAAAATTACCTTTTACCAAATGCGATGCACTTTGAAACTCATACTTTCGATTTCGCGCGCCAAGTGTCCGACGACTGCGATCGATAACAGCGCTGGCGATGACGATAACGATAGTGATAGCCAAGTGGCTTGACAACGATCGTTTCGGATTTGGCCacttttgtttatggccaacaaacaGTTTCCAGTCAGCAGGCAAGCCCAAAGGTTTGCCCACAAAAAAGTGACACCTTCTCCCGGTAAGCAGCATTCCTCCTCTCATTCATATTACGACTTTCGGGCTTCTAGATGGACAGGTGCCATTCATTGGTCGAGTGTTTACAAGTTTAAaatggccaggccaaaatgccaaaaattcgtGTGTGTTGACGTGCATGTCGAAATAGACGCGGAAACCAGTTCGCGGTAATTGTTTTGATGCTGTGTTGTAATCTGTAAGCCCGCCCAGCGAAAACATTAGCACATTGAGCCATGTTTCCCTTTGTTGAGATTGCTGCCGTACCTTGTATCTTGTaagttgctgttgcagatggccatgttgctgctgcaaatgtggctgttgcagatgttgctgctgctgtcaccattagtatctttttttttaatgcgtCTTTTTGAGTCTGCTCAACGGCCTTAGTTGCTGGACGGGGTCTAATAAAATCACTCAAGACAAAAGTTGACCGTGGCCAAGTAACACACTAAGGGGAAGTAGAAATCAAAAGCTATAGAGCGAATATAATTTACATACGAATTTTCATCAGATTTCCTCTACAACCGAATCTATCTGCTTACTATATCTTCAATATATCCGTCTACTCTTTCGGACAGCTTTCAAACTTTTCTtagattataaattataaagttAAGGGTCATTTTTGGCACTCTAAAAGTGTGAATGCCATTAATGCGAACATAAATAAGGTCGCGTTGCATTAGAAGGTAAccgaaaataattaattaattagtgagtttatttattttggctcAGCTCttggccattaaaaaataattgttactTAATTATAGCTTTGAAAGTTATTTTCTgatcttattttaaattaataaaatgtatttgctcTAACCAAAGAATGTAGCTCTATATACTATAAGATACAAACTAGTATGTTTATGCAAGTAGTATAACTATCCTAGTAGTTAAAACGCATTTTGATAAGGTGAAAGCTAGCTTATATTACACAGAgtataaaaagcaaataattgaAGTAATCAGGGGAATTTGGATTACACAAACTATGAATTATAAGTAAACATATAGGTAATAAAAAAGTAGCCGCCTTTATTAGCGCCGCGGAGCGTCACGTAAGACGCGCATTTGAAAACGCGCCGAGTCACTTGGAAACCTGCTCCGCTGACCCTCGAAGAAGGTCGCCGGCTGGTGATGAGCCAGTTTATGTGTGATATCCAAGTGGCCGGGCTTGTCCGAGTGGGGCCGCCGACCATAAAAGCCACTCTCACGGAAACTCCACTTAACCACTTAAGCCAGCCCAGCTAACCTGCAGTCGGTCTCGTTGCAGTTAAACCAAAAACCAGTGCACTTTGACCCCGGACGCAATGGGCAACAAAAGCGGGGAAGTGCTGCTCGTAACCGGCGGCAGTGGATTTCTGGGTCAGCACCTCATCAAGCAATTGCTGGAGCGGAAGGAGGAGCTGGGCATCAAAGAGATCCGCTCACTGGATATAGTGCCCTACAAGAACAACATTGGACACGAAGAGAGCTCCCTGCTGCGCACCTATGTGGCCGATATCGGTGGCGATCTGGAGGCACTCAGTCCCATCTTCAAGGGAGTGGACGGGGTCTTCCACTGCGCCGCCTCGGTGAAAATCGAATATCCGCCCAACTACGAGGAACTGGAGCGCGTGAATGTGAACGGTGAGTGAGCAACTGTAATAGGTTGAAATAAGCCTTGATTTGATCATAATTTCGTGGAAGAGTCAACCAGTTAGCTTCCGGAACCATAAGTCATCCTGATtaagtatattatttcttCGCTTTGTTAGGCACCCTGGCCGTGGTCGACCTGTGCATCCAGAACAATGTGAAGCGGCTGGTGTATACAAGCTGCACATCCGTCTGTTTTGTGCCCTTCAAGGGTCGTAGTACCTTCTCGGCCGTGATTAACTCGACGGAATCCAAGACAGACACTCCCACGCTGGACAGTTCCACTTTGTGGGAGCAGGATAATCAGTTCCTGATACCCGGATACGCCTCGAGCAAGCTTAGGGCAGAGAACATAGTGCTCAACTCGAATGGAGCGCCACTGAATAACCAGAAGGGTAAGTTTGGTCGATTACTTAGCTTTGACTTGTTGTAAGACATTTGAATGTACTAACATTTGTAATTCCCTTTCAGAATACCTGGCCACTAGCGCCATCCGTGCCCCTTTGACCTATGGCGAGTGTGACTCGCATTTCATCACGGAGATTTTCGACTTTCTTTCCACTAGAGGATGGGTTTTCCCAAGGATTGCGGGCGTGGGCGGAAAGCAGCAGTTGGTCTACGCCGGGAATGTGGCCTGGGGTCACATCTGCGCCTATAAGGCACTCAAGGTGTCCGATAAGGCGGTGAATGGACTGCCCGTCTTTGTCACCGATGATACGGGCATCAATGATGTCTCCCGTTTTGTCCAGAAGATGGCCGTGCTGGGTGAGCGGTTCAAGGTGAAGACCAGCTGGTGGTATGTGCCGCACTTCCTGTTCTTCTTCCTCGCCTTCCTGCTGGAGGTGTTGGTGCGGGTGGCGTATCCCTACACCAAGTACCGTCTGCGGTACTCACTGCGCGCCATCGCCTCCTACACGTCCTCAATGCTGATGTACAATCGTCTAAGGGCCTCCATCCACATGGACTACATGCCACTCTTCGATCCGGATGCGAGTGCCGAGCGGAGCGCCAAGTGGTATGCCACGTGGTGGGACCAACGGCAGCAGGCCCAGAAGCTCAAGAAGTCCAGCTGAGTGGGGCTAATCCCCTATAACGATAGCATACTCCTCGATATCCTGAGTGGATTTGTGTTTACTGCCCTCTTTGATGTCCTGTAAATAtcttgttaaataaaatggttGTTGTTTGTATTACGAAGTCGTGGTTTAGTtttgcaaaagaaaacaaaaaagctggcATCGGCAAGTCGAAGATAATATATCCTTTTAGTAATTACTTTTATAAAAAAAGTTGGTTTATATAGATTATAAAAGAAATCATAGTTTCGTTGGTTTCGTGTTTCAATTagttcaattattttttcgtctattatttttatttcgtataTGGTATATTTTATTCcctaaaatatttcaaaacttaCCGTCTAAATCCTTaccatttaaattttgaaaacattcCTTATAAAAGAAGCCCAGTAAAAACACAATTAGCTTATGTTTTTGAACAATGTTcatattggtttatttatcattatgaattaatttatttatttctcagttatttcattataatttttattttatatatatatttatatatatatatatatatatatatttgtttgtcttgGTTTTCGGTTCatcttgtttttttgttgctctaGAGCGTTTCTTGccgtttgttttttaaacttatgTACCATTAGCTTAACTTAATATgccattatttaatttcatttttgtttaaaatcaTGTTTTAGTTCATTTTTgttcatttgaattttttgtttgttttctccgtttttttgttcattttggtTTAATATGCGGTTGCTGATCTCTGTTCTTGCTGCTGATTCTGCCTATTTCACTGCCGATCTTAACCCGATCGAGGGTATAGTGGGATAGCTATCCATCCACTTCCCCAAGATCCTCGTCTATCCTCCCCTGTACGTGGCACATGGTGAACAAAGTGagttttaatttgctgctAAAGCTGTTCGCACTTTTGCTGCATATACATATTGCGGGCTGACTGTGTgagtggatgtgggtgtgAATGGgtgaggtgtgtgtgtgtgtctctctCTTAAAAACTTATGTAATTTCGTGTGTGTAAAAGAGCAACAATTTGCCCTTTTGTCGTCCGTTAATAAATGTTGCACTTGCGTTTGTTGTTAAGGATGTTGCCGTTGTTGATGGttttgttgctgatgctgttggtGGCCGCATAGTTTCATTATGTTCTTTCGGTTCGAGGGTCcttaaatataattgaatttttttgtaacCACCAATATGCGTGACTGCCTGCCTGTCTGTTTGCTCATCGAATGCTTAACATTATTGAATTTAActatatgtttatttgttgttcttggttatataactatgtatatatatgtatatatcaatttgggttttattttctcATATATACGGGCTTATTTGCTGTCCTCAGAAGGATTCTTCGGTCTTTTTGGGATTTGTCCTCCgtttaatatatatctttttgtatatatctcggattttcttatttcttgACTCGTTCTTATGCATTCTCTCGtagtaaatatacaaattcgTTACCGGATTTCTTtatagaaatgaaaaatggttTATTAAATTCTCGTTATGCCTCtatttatgtgtatgtgtCTTCGCCTTTGTCGCTTTGTTGCGCTTTCCTGGCGTTTAATTATTATGTTGTTACCTTGTATAGTTTGCTGTAAGTGTAGTACTGTACCAGTTTATATTA
It contains:
- the LOC6738424 gene encoding troponin C; its protein translation is MSSVDEDLTPEQIAVLQKAFNSFDHQKTGSIPTEMVADILRLMGQPFDKKILEELIEEVDEDKSGRLEFGEFVQLAAKFIVEEDAEAMQKELREAFRLYDKQGNGFIPTTCLKEILKELDDQLTEQELDIMIEEIDSDGSGTVDFDEFMEMMTGE
- the LOC6738425 gene encoding protein rogdi isoform X1, whose translation is MPQSTTNNNWSFQPLHRQRSTSGYPQHVLNTVPETAVLTTPPPTRKPLTIQIAGVAAAESGHKRRFLAARKKPKSAMKMLADTEREEALNLQIEFEWVLRQEVHAILKQLRSILVECAHRFPVPLYENEGKKTEKFILTVSPDQLKAVLTLTGDAITQADISFKLCKAPSQTQRTSITHDSPWKLQQVQDAANHLQTAINHIDDVDDSYHFKTSDEVLHVIGNILDALQRGRNSLLVPKKKPIDELIKGRNMKSLVPNLPEDLAVSFYLQSHKLIIAVYQLLNNQGTMRFDSRQAEASVQWLNDVLLLLMNGQKLCQQLKDKISVFSVYKDFTVGSRSPSALSY
- the LOC6738425 gene encoding protein rogdi isoform X2, giving the protein MKMLADTEREEALNLQIEFEWVLRQEVHAILKQLRSILVECAHRFPVPLYENEGKKTEKFILTVSPDQLKAVLTLTGDAITQADISFKLCKAPSQTQRTSITHDSPWKLQQVQDAANHLQTAINHIDDVDDSYHFKTSDEVLHVIGNILDALQRGRNSLLVPKKKPIDELIKGRNMKSLVPNLPEDLAVSFYLQSHKLIIAVYQLLNNQGTMRFDSRQAEASVQWLNDVLLLLMNGQKLCQQLKDKISVFSVYKDFTVGSRSPSALSY
- the LOC6738426 gene encoding 3 beta-hydroxysteroid dehydrogenase/Delta 5-->4-isomerase; its protein translation is MGNKSGEVLLVTGGSGFLGQHLIKQLLERKEELGIKEIRSLDIVPYKNNIGHEESSLLRTYVADIGGDLEALSPIFKGVDGVFHCAASVKIEYPPNYEELERVNVNGTLAVVDLCIQNNVKRLVYTSCTSVCFVPFKGRSTFSAVINSTESKTDTPTLDSSTLWEQDNQFLIPGYASSKLRAENIVLNSNGAPLNNQKEYLATSAIRAPLTYGECDSHFITEIFDFLSTRGWVFPRIAGVGGKQQLVYAGNVAWGHICAYKALKVSDKAVNGLPVFVTDDTGINDVSRFVQKMAVLGERFKVKTSWWYVPHFLFFFLAFLLEVLVRVAYPYTKYRLRYSLRAIASYTSSMLMYNRLRASIHMDYMPLFDPDASAERSAKWYATWWDQRQQAQKLKKSS